The nucleotide sequence GGCGGCGGCCAAGCGGCGGATCAGCTCGGCCGGTGTGATCATCGCGGTGCTGCTGGCGCTGCTCGGCTTCACGCTGGTGGTGCAGGTCAAGAGCAACTCGGCCGACTCGGGCCTGGCCTCGGCGCGGCAGGAGGACCTGGTGCGCATCCTGTCCGACCTGGAGGCGCGCGAGGAGCGGCTGCGCGACGAGATCGCCGACCTGGAGGACAGCCAGCGGCAGCTCACCTCCGGTGCCGAGGGGCGGCAGGCGGCGCTCGACGAGGCCACCCGGCGCGCGGACGAGCTCGGCGTGCTCGCCGGCACGCTCGGGGCGCGGGGGCCGGGGCTGACCGTGCGGTTCCAGGAGGGTTCGGAGCGGCTCAAGGCGTCGGCCATCCTCGACGCGGTCCAGGAGCTGCGCGGCGCGGGCGCGGAGGCGATGCAGATCGCCGGCGGCGACGGCACGGCGGTGCGGATCGTGGCCTCGACCTGGTTCCTCGACCGGGACGGTGGCATCGAGGTGGACGGGCGCAAGCTCTCCGCGCCCTACACGATCACGGTCATCGGTGAGCCGCGGACGATGGAGACCGCGCTGAAGATTCCCGGCGGGGTGGTGGAGTCGGTGGGAAACGACAACGGTACGGTGATCGTCCAGGAGCACGAAGTGGTCGAGGTGTCGACTCTGCGAGCCCCGACCAGCCTGCAGCACGCTCGTCCCACTTCTTGAGGTGAAGGATCGTCTGTGATTCCCGAGGATCTGCGCTACACGGCCGAGCACGAGTGGGTGGCCGGCGGGGGTGGCGGACCGGTGCGGGTGGGTATCACCCACTTCGCCCAGGACGCGCTCGGTGACATCGTCTATGTCCAGCTGCCCGATCCCGGCACGGCGGTGACGGCGGGGGAGTCGTTCGGCGAGGTCGAGTCGACAAAGAGCGTGTCGGAGATATACGCGCCGCTCACGGGCACGGTGGTGGCCCGCAACGACAAGCTGGGCGAGGAGCCGGAGGTCATCAACACCGATCCGTACGGCGCGGGCTGGCTGGTCGAGATCGAGCCGGCCGATCCCGCCGCGTTGGACGGGCTTCTGACCGCTTCGGCATACCGAGATCTGACGGCGAGCTGACACCGCGCG is from Phytohabitans houttuyneae and encodes:
- a CDS encoding DUF881 domain-containing protein, with translation MSDDHKPSGTGWPEGEPAPEAETDLAKAETGLAEAETQRLPAGPPPPEPRPEPESPSVAEDAAPVPDEGLPEEETTEIARPAAAKRRISSAGVIIAVLLALLGFTLVVQVKSNSADSGLASARQEDLVRILSDLEAREERLRDEIADLEDSQRQLTSGAEGRQAALDEATRRADELGVLAGTLGARGPGLTVRFQEGSERLKASAILDAVQELRGAGAEAMQIAGGDGTAVRIVASTWFLDRDGGIEVDGRKLSAPYTITVIGEPRTMETALKIPGGVVESVGNDNGTVIVQEHEVVEVSTLRAPTSLQHARPTS
- the gcvH gene encoding glycine cleavage system protein GcvH, whose protein sequence is MIPEDLRYTAEHEWVAGGGGGPVRVGITHFAQDALGDIVYVQLPDPGTAVTAGESFGEVESTKSVSEIYAPLTGTVVARNDKLGEEPEVINTDPYGAGWLVEIEPADPAALDGLLTASAYRDLTAS